The sequence ATGGCCATACTTTTATTGGGTGTTGGTAAAACAAAAAAAATTGACAAATGGCTAAAAGCAGATTCCTCTTCTATTGAAAAATTAAAAGAAAAAGTATCTACCCATACAGCAAAAATTGCCCGGGTAACCAGTTTGCATGATTTTATGATGATGCTTTTATATGCATTTGCCGGAGTTGGAATTGCTCATTTTCTGGGGCACCATTTTGCCGAACTACTAGAGAACAATTTTGAGGTTATCCGAAATAAAGAAAAAATACTTTCTTCATTAAGCTCAAAATTCCTTTGGATGGTAGTTTTTGCCACAGCAATTGGCATAGGGCTTTCCTTTACCAAAGCCAAAAATTATGAAGGGGCGGGCGCCAGTAAGATTGGGAGCATTTTCATCTATATCTTAGTAGCCACAATCGGTATGAAAATGGATTTGAGCAGAGCATTGGAGAATCCGGGATTAATTGTAATCGGCTTGGTTTGGATTTCCATACATGCGGGCCTCTTGATTTTGGTGGCTAAACTAATTAAAGCACCTTACTTTTTCTTGGCCGTGGGTAGTCAAGCCAATGTTGGCGGGGCCGCTTCTGCTCCAGTAGTGGCAGCAGAATTTCACCCTTCATTGACATCTGTGGGTATTCTTCTAGCTGTTTTTGGTTATGTAGTGGGCA is a genomic window of Flagellimonas sp. CMM7 containing:
- a CDS encoding DUF819 domain-containing protein, whose product is MNQLPFTEDTVIFGLLCLCLGFVFYTSSIKTGFWKKFYGIVPTVLMCYLLPGILASTGIVSEEQSQTYYVASRYLLPAALILMTLSIDLKAIMNLGSKALIMFLTGSAGIIIGGPLAILIVSIFSPETVGGNDFDAVWRGLATIAGSWIGGSANQAAMLEVFQYNPKGYTKMVIVDIVIANLWMAILLLGVGKTKKIDKWLKADSSSIEKLKEKVSTHTAKIARVTSLHDFMMMLLYAFAGVGIAHFLGHHFAELLENNFEVIRNKEKILSSLSSKFLWMVVFATAIGIGLSFTKAKNYEGAGASKIGSIFIYILVATIGMKMDLSRALENPGLIVIGLVWISIHAGLLILVAKLIKAPYFFLAVGSQANVGGAASAPVVAAEFHPSLTSVGILLAVFGYVVGTAGAYLCALLMEVASKV